TCCACTTACCCTTTtaccattctttctcttccctgtctTTCCTATTCACTAACCCCAAAGATTGAGGAACATCAATGAGCAGCCAGTGTCCGTTCAACTCAAGGTTTATTCCAGTCAACAGAGCGACACCACGCCTTCCCTTTATAATTACTTAACAAtgaccaacaataacaatcaacAAAAAGTTATCACAGAAACCCCACACATTGATAAATTTTCAAAACAGAAACCAAAGGAGGTAAATAGTGTGCgttagaaaacaaaaagaataatcgACTAATGACTATTTTTAAGCCTCAAGAATTACTCCGTTTCATAAAACATCCCCAGTAGAATCTTCGTGCTGTGGCGAGGGAATCGTGGGGCGCTGCGTGAGGTGATGCCCCGATGCACTGACGTGTTGTGGTGACTGCAGTGTTACTCAGATGCTGCATCGTGTAATGTGTTTGTTCTGCAGAGTTTATAAGTGTTACTCATTgctaagaagaaaggagatgttTTAGAGTGTTGGTGCAGTGAGGTTGAGATATTCTATAGAAATGTGAATTATGTTGTCTCAGTGTGGATGTGAGATGCTGCTTAAAGTAGCCATGGgtagaaattttgttttttggtgttgtaGCGTGATGTAGAGatgaaatattatatatatatatatatatatatatatatatatatatatatatatatatatatatatatatatatatatatatatatatatgtaagctGCTGAAGTATTGGTGTAGTGATGTTGCTGTGGTGACTGTGCTTTAGTGTGAGTATTACTGCTGGGTATTTCTGTGCCGTCCTGCTGTGGTGATATTGCAGTGATTACGTATTCTATTGTGGTGGTGCTACTTCAGTCGTGATGTTACTGTAATGATTGATTTAGGGTACTAGAATTGTTATAGCATTGCTGTGATTTtttgtggtattggtggtgtgttgtgtgctcTGTTGTAATGTTCTGTCACGCTGTATGGAAGTTGTTATGGGACGTTCACAAGTGACGGAAAAATCAGTCAAGTGTTCGAAATACATCACACTCTACATACCTTCACCCTTTCATTGATAAGTTCGACAGCGTTAGTATTCACAACACTACAGAATCTGCTTACATGgacacgaaatgaaaaaaaaaaataactatgagGCAACAATACAATAGTAAATGTCGGAATATTTGTAAATAATTGGAGGAAATGCCTTGCAATGAGTGTTAACAGTTTACGGAAATATGgctgataaagaaataaataaaatcaaataaataagacaaataaatacataatcaTCAAGAGGAAATATCAATATACAAGAGTAATTATCTATAGTAACTCTTAGCCATTTGACTTTACACATTTCATTTAGTACTGTTTTATTTTCCAGAGTAAGAAGCAGAtgcgggagagaaaaaaatcattttaGCCTTTCAATGAGAACATTTCAACGCCCGCCACACTACTGACGGGGCAGAGGCAAGTGGTGATCACTGCACCTTATTCCATTCACCGCCAAATAGTGAAACATCAACACATATCAATAAGTCGTGTAGCTCATTAATCAAAACGATATACGCACACAGAAAAACCAATACCTTTGTATGTTAATGAATACAACTCGAATgttgggatatatatatatatatatatatatatatatatatatatatatatatatatatatatatatatatatatatatatatatacggagATTACATTATCTTACACCACATTCCAGCGTATATTGTATACAAGTAAACGTGCAACACATGAAGAGACTCGACAATCACTTTAGTTTAATACAAATTAACAGTCACTCTTCGTAGTGATACAGATACACATACAGAGGACACTTATAAAATGGTTGAGTGGTGCATGGACGGAACAGTTAACACATTACAAAGGAACGTCATTCATTCCCTGTGATGCATGACGGACGATTTCCTGTCTGTGGTGTTCGACCCTCTATGCAAGCATGTATGGTCGAGgagaatgcattttttttattcatgtctgtgtgtgtgtgtgtgtgtgtgtgtgtgtgtgtgtgtgtgtgtgtgtgtgtgtgtgtgtgtgtgtgtgtgtgtgtgtgtgtgtgtgtgtgtgtgtgttggttggttggttaggGTGTTCTTAATACATTCACTCCTCAACAAACACAGGTCCAACATGGTCCACAGCATGACTCAGGTAATAACGTCCGGTCCTGGCGAGCACCCTGACTGAGCTGGTGCCTTACACTACCTCCACCCCTTCTAAGGTTAACAACAACTTAATACCAATACAACAATGCACAGGCAGCAAGACATGCTCTTATAACGGAAATAGTACTCAGTAGATTATCTCAGTCtttacattatctttttttcatttccattttagCTTCACAATGAAAGCACAACTCGCAGTCACATTTTGAGAGAAAGGCGGTGTCTACTAATATAGTATATAGTTTTATATTTTCCGTAAACATTGATAATAATTCATTACAAGACTCTTCATAAAATCAATACTATGGCCCCTAGGAAAAAACTGTCGTCACCACAAGCAACCCCCGCTGCTCGGCATCTGGTCCCTCGCCACTCTCATTAAAGCTTCAACATAAATTTTACATGATAGCGGTATACACTAATAATACTCAGGTATGATCATTTCTTTCCACTCATACAAATAGGAATAAATAATTGTATCAATAAACACTAAATCATTTTACTACAAGCGTTCATTGTCCTGAGAAGTGTCGGGCAGTAAAATGCACCAACAAAGCGTTGTAAAGGCGCCATGACCGACAGGTGAAAAGATGCGTGATGACGTGTCCATTCACCGACACATCTCGTGGACCTTCACTGGGCGAGTGTCTGGGAGCGACGGGATGTCCCACACCAGTTTTCTTCGACTCATCACACAGAGGCACCTGACGACCTGAGGAGCTCTTGAAGTGCGGCTATGTAAGTCTGTGCCATTTGCAGGGTCTCAAACTTGGAGAGCTTCCTGTCACTGCCTAGGCAAGGAATGACCTCACGCAGGCGATCGAAAGCATCATTGAGGCCGTGCATCCTTCGCCTTTCCCTCGCGTTGGCTGCTACCCGTCTcgttttcactatttccttcCCCAGCGGCTTATGTCGCCTTCTTCGCTGCGGTCTGACGTACGTCCTGTGGGGAGGCACCTTTTCCCTCTCAGGTATGGCGGTTCCCGGGACAGAGTCCTGCACCAAGTTAAGTCCAAACTCTTTTGGAGGAAAAGCAGGCGCAGGAACTTTATTGACAGCCGCGTTGAAATCACACGCCGGAACGTAATGTGGTGTGAAAGCCGGCGGTTTAGGGAAGGTCTGTCCGTCACTCACACTGCCGTCAGGATAACTTGGGTATTGGGCCACGTCATACACACTAGG
The sequence above is drawn from the Portunus trituberculatus isolate SZX2019 chromosome 41, ASM1759143v1, whole genome shotgun sequence genome and encodes:
- the LOC123516874 gene encoding neurogenic differentiation factor 2-like, which produces MEEYFYLEEAGYPSVAYRGVKAGVEVAPLNHRPDMAPHAAIEGSAGCQDYELTLLESPSVYDVAQYPSYPDGSVSDGQTFPKPPAFTPHYVPACDFNAAVNKVPAPAFPPKEFGLNLVQDSVPGTAIPEREKVPPHRTYVRPQRRRRHKPLGKEIVKTRRVAANARERRRMHGLNDAFDRLREVIPCLGSDRKLSKFETLQMAQTYIAALQELLRSSGASV